The Castanea sativa cultivar Marrone di Chiusa Pesio chromosome 11, ASM4071231v1 genome contains a region encoding:
- the LOC142617023 gene encoding uncharacterized protein LOC142617023 — MEKNQILVNPFKRVPLCPQMEIDFNQIVESSKGLRQGDPLFPLLFVLVMEALGRMLDKVVHDGHMSGFSVGRVEGRSLVVSHLLFAEDTLIFCGADLDQVLFLHMIFIWFEVVSGLKINLGKSELVPVGAKFKDKAIWNLILEKIERRLAGWNHLPIASGGLGIRKTRLFNKALLEKWLWRFGMGRAALWRPVNGPYGVGLWKNISQGWPSFSRHILYDIGDESRVKFWQDHWYGETSLTVSYPELYRFCRTKEASVAELIKLDNGVLFWDVSFFRGVHA; from the exons ATGGAAAAGAATCAAATACTTGTGAACCCATTTAAGCGTGTGCCTTTGTGCCCTCAAATGGAAATTGATTTCAATCAAATAGTTGAGAGTTCCAAGGGGTTGAGACAAGGTGACCCATTATTCCCTTTGTTGTTTGTACTAGTTATGGAAGCCCTTGGGAGGATGTTGGATAAGGTTGTCCATGATGGTCACATGTCAGGCTTTAGTGTGGGTCGTGTTGAGGGAAGATCATTGGTGGTATCTCATCTTCTCTTTGCGGAGgacactttgattttttgtggtgCTGATCTGGATCAGGTTTTGTTTCTCCATATGATCTTCATTTGGTTTGAGGTGGTTTCTGGTCTAAAGATAAATTTGGGCAAGTCAGAGTTGGTTCCTGTTG GAGCTAAATTCAAGGATAAGGCAATATGGAACCTAATTCTAGAGAAGATAGAACGGAGATTAGCAGGATGGAATCATCT TCCCATTGCTTCGGGTGGCTTAGGGATAAGGAAGACAAGACTTTTTAATAAAGCTTTGCTTGAAAAGTggctatggagatttgggatGGGGAGGGCTGCCCTTTGGAG GCCTGTTAATGGTCCATATGGTGTTGgcttgtggaaaaatattagtcAGGGATGGCCTTCTTTTTCCCGCCACATTCTATATGATATTGGGGATGAGTCAAGGGTGAAATTCTGGCAAGACCATTGGTATGGTGAGACTTCCCTTACAGTCAGCTATCCGGAATTGTATAGATTTTGCCGAACCAAGGAGGCTAGTGTGGCTGAGCTTATAAAGCTTGATAATGGAGTCCTTTTTTgggatgtaagtttctttaggggtgtgcatgcttGA
- the LOC142615409 gene encoding disease resistance protein RPM1-like yields the protein MAEGVVTRLIDKLISLLSGEATLLQDIHEEVADIKDELESIQSFLKDADARAATEEDISEGVKTWVKQVREVAFRMDVFMDEYLLHVAQHHHPHPRHGFSSFLQKSARLITMLIPHHKIAVKVQKIKALLQKIKERSEKYGFQSTGLGSSSSARNVRWHDPRKDSLYLDDKDIVGIESPRDELIGWLVEGLSHRTVVSVVGMGGLGKTTLVKKVYDHQMVRGYFDCHAWIPVSQSYNIEDLLRSIIKQFRNSRKEPPLLGIDAMEEESLVNNLRDYLCQKRYVVVFDDVWKIDFWEGIKHALLDSHMAGRILITTRNREIASFCKKSSPVHVYELQALPFNKAWELFCKRAFQFDFGGQCPQALKNLSVDIVKKCEGLPLAIVAIGGLLSTKDKTVIEWQNLHDSLGFEFGRNPHLAGVNKILSLSYEDLPYNLKSCFLYLGMYPEDYLINSARLIRQWIAEGFVKETGGKTLEQVSQEYLIELIHRNLVQVSNDDSDGKVRQCRLHDLLREIILQKMKDLSFCYNFSKHESSFEGLTRRMSVDGVSYAVLKGFEDTHIHSLLLFNLDELPKSYMNTFCANFKLLKVMDFEDAPLDCIPEDVGNLFHLRYLSLRSTKVKMLPKSIGKLRNLETLDLKHSLVFDIPVEINMLHKLRHLIAYHRNNRIDFSLACEKGVKIQKGIGCLKDLQKLYTVELNHGGVDLIEELGKLRQLRKLGIRNVSKETMKVLCASIEKMNHLQSLDIASMREDEIIDLQSISSPPQCLQCLYIKGRLEKLPDWIPKLQHLAKLMIFWSRLNEDPLEVIQNLPNLRELIFSHQAYNGGQLHFKVGGFPKLRELQLGCLYSVHSLLIDEGALPLLEDLVMGLSPLLKEVPSGIQHLRNLKVLGIVDLPKELEESLDPEQGSHYWIVEHVPVIYLHHKVRTGYYGYDTHILGSKHLMLSRVQTTNKNDDHNENDSNSINVLVEKALSRKWLQRP from the exons ATGGCAGAGGGGGTAGTCACCCGTCTTATCGACAAGCTGATTTCCTTGTTAAGCGGAGAAGCAACACTGCTACAGGACATCCATGAAGAAGTAGCTGACATCAAAGATGAACTGGAGAGCATTCAGTCCTTTCTCAAGGATGCAGATGCAAGGGCCGCAACAGAGGAGGACATTAGCGAGGGTGTCAAAACTTGGGTGAAACAAGTAAGAGAAGTAGCTTTTCGTATGGATGTTTTCATGGATGAGTACTTGCTTCATGTGGCtcaacatcatcatcctcatccacGTCATGGATTCAGTAGTTTCCTCCAAAAATCTGCTCGCTTGATTACCATGTTAATACCTCACCACAAAATAGCCGTTAAAGTTCAAAAGATCAAAGCATTGCTTCAGaaaatcaaggaaagaagtgaAAAATATGGCTTCCAATCCACTGGCCTAGGATCAAGCAGTAGTGCTCGGAATGTTAGATGGCATGACCCTCGAAAGGATTCTCTTTATCTTGATGACAAGGACATTGTAGGAATTGAATCTCCTAGAGATGAATTGATTGGTTGGTTGGTAGAAGGACTGTCTCATCGTACAGTGGTTTCGGTGGTGGGAATGGGGGGACTAGGCAAGACCACTCTTGTGAAGAAAGTCTATGACCACCAAATGGTGAGAGGATACTTTGATTGTCATGCTTGGATCCCAGTGTCTCAATCTTACAATATCGAGGATCTACTTAGAAGCATAATCAAGCAATTTCGCAATTCTAGAAAGGAGCCTCCTCTATTGGGAATTGACGCAATGGAAGAAGAGTCGTTGGTCAATAATTTGAGAGATTACTTATGCCAAAAGAGGTATGTGGTTGTATTTGATGATGTATGGAAAATTGACTTTTGGGAGGGTATAAAACATGCCTTACTTGATAGTCATATGGCTGGTAGAATTTTGATCACAACACGTAATAGGGAGATTGctagtttttgtaaaaaatcatCACCTGTTCATGTTTACGAGTTGCAAGCACTACCTTTCAATAAGGCATGGGAGCTTTTCTGCAAGAGAGCTTTCCAATTTGATTTTGGAGGACAGTGTCCCCAAGCATTGAAGAATTTGTCTGTTGACATTGTCAAGAAGTGTGAAGGATTACCACTTGCAATTGTTGCTATTGGTGGCCTTTTGTCAACCAAAGACAAAACTGTCATTGAATGGCAAAACTTGCATGATAGCCTTGGCTTTGAGTTTGGAAGAAATCCCCATCTTGCAGGTGTCAACAAGATTCTATCTCTAAGTTATGAAGACCTGCCTTACAACCTTAAATCTTGCTTTTTATACCTTGGTATGTATCCAGAGGACTACCTTATTAATAGTGCAAGATTGATTCGACAATGGATAGCTGAAGGTTTTGTAAAAGAAACTGGGGGTAAAACATTAGAACAAGTTTCACAAGAATACTTGATAGAATTAATCCACAGAAACTTGGTTCAAGTATCTAACGATGACTCTGATGGAAAAGTTAGACAATGCCGACTCCATGATCTCTTGCGTGAGATCATCCTCCAAAAGATGAAggatttgagtttttgttaTAATTTCTCAAAACACGAGTCTAGCTTTGAAGGACTAACTCGACGCATGTCAGTAGACGGAGTTTCATATGCTGTACTTAAGGGATTTGAGGACACTCACATTCATTCTCTTTTATTGTTCAATCTTGATGAATTGCCGAAGTCCTATATGAATACTTTTTGTGCTAATTTCAAGCTTTTGAAAGTAATGGATTTTGAAGATGCTCCACTGGATTGCATTCCTGAAGATGTGGGAAATTTATTTCACTTAAGATATTTAAGTTTGAGAAGTACCAAAGTAAAAATGCTTCCAAAATCCATAGGAAAGTTGCGAAATCTAGAGACTCTAGATCTAAAGCATTCCCTAGTGTTTGATATACCAGTTGAGATTAACATGCTTCATAAGTTGCGCCATCTTATAGCCTACCATCGCAACAACCGAATAGATTTCAGTTTGGCTTGTGAAAAAGGGGTAAAGATACAAAAAGGGATTGGGTGTTTAAAGGACTTGCAAAAGTTATATACTGTGGAGTTGAATCATGGAGGGGTTGATCTAATTGAAGAGTTGGGAAAGTTGAGACAATTGAGGAAGCTAGGCATAAGAAATGTATCAAAGGAAACCATGAAGGTTTTGTGTGCCTCTATTGAAAAGATGAACCACCTTCAATCACTAGATATAGCCTCAATGAGGGAAGATGAGATAATTGATTTACAATCCATTTCATCTCCACCTCAATGTCTCCAATGCCTCTACATAAAAGGGCGTTTAGAGAAGTTACCAGATTGGATTCCAAAGCTTCAACATCTAGctaaattaatgattttttggtCAAGGTTGAATGAGGACCCATTGGAAGTCATTCAAAATCTACCTAACTTAAGGGAGCTCATATTCTCACACCAAGCATACAATGGAGGGCAGTTGCACTTTAAGGTAGGAGGGTTTCCAAAACTCAGGGAGCTACAGCTTGGCTGTTTATATTCAGTGCATTCATTGTTGATAGATGAAGGAGCATTGCCTCTTCTGGAAGATCTTGTCATGGGGCTCAGTCCACTACTAAAAGAGGTGCCTTCTGGAATCCAGCATCTGAGAAACCTCAAAGTATTGGGAATTGTGGACTTGCCTAAAGAATTAGAAGAAAGTTTGGATCCTGAACAAGGGTCACATTACTGGATTGTTGAGCATGTTCCAGTCATTTATCTCCACCACAAAGTGCGCACAGGATATTACGGCTATGACACCCACATTCTCGGTTCCAAGCATTTGATGCTGTCAAGAGTGCAAACAACCAACAAGAATGATGATCATAACGAGAATGACAGCAACAGTATCAATGTTTTAGTTGAGAAAG CACTTTCAAGAAAATGGCTCCAAAGGCCATAA
- the LOC142615580 gene encoding protein gamma response 1 — protein sequence MAGHLPNSPKLGYPVDSSDEKYVSGLSTILVATIQEAKDRISQIEYIFCSQLYPNFQSKSKSLQKVYFEARKAAEDVWKEKENDLLIQIERLQLEKKQALEENQSLKLEMEKPSKDQEEKTNELLAKIKCQKLEIDQLGLKLKKKSKEVDEGMELHNSLIQLVQEKTSDNLNMGKQLKGYEENTNELLAKVNGLEKKVDELQDELRIKQEKVVEGKELTKNLVEKIERLTSEISDDQQLLRENKKEKKLLMGKLEHLEDNAGRFQKELQKMTREVDEGRNLQNELLQQIDSTNTEISKNKQQLVECEKEKKLLVDKIIVLEGKINELQVNHGGRSSEVAEGNDSYEKLQQQIDTKASELQAEKKKTRHVVDRYKKLKSQYDYLMSKCGLTIDNMLPQSDSLRHNQNILTLPDLGKKIADTPLTSSDKNKMKNDICFSGSSEDEESTKLIQTSSSDSPPSGFPITSKCPSNVKSAPVAGTKRPASSWRETRSRQCQGGPDPHDDFLDTPLENIRGNLNKTLKEQENDPPVPIQKDMNFDSSDDETQDMNADCRVQKQQMPVPVAGKKDFKYVEPVRKKADRENLKGIECKQCKKFYDAVLPNDGGRDPNGNQQKLRCEHHDGVSRHRYRYAPPLTPEGFWNIGFESEMS from the exons ATGGCAGGGCACCTTCCAAACTCTCCTAAACTAGGATATCCTGTTGACAGTAGTGATGAAAAGTACGTCTCTGGCCTTAGTACCATTCTGGTTGCTACTATTCAAGAAGCAAAAGACAGGATTTCTCAGATAGAATATATATTCTGCAGCCAGCTCTACCCTAATTTCCAATCAAAGTCTAAAAGCCTGCAGAAAGTTTATTTTGAGGCCAGGAAAGCTGCAGAAGATGTGTggaaagagaaggaaaatgatCTCTTAATCCAAATAGAAAGACTTCAACTTGAAAAGAAACAAGCCCTAGAAGAGAACCAGTCTCTCAAGCTAGAGATGGAAAAACCATCAAAGGATCAGGAAGAGAAGACAAACGAGCTACTTGCCAAAATTAAATGTCAAAAACTTGAGATTGATCAACTAGGATTGAAGCTGAAGAAGAAGTCTAAGGAAGTTGATGAGGGAATGGAATTGCATAATAGCTTAATCCAATTGGTTCAAGAAAAAACCTCTGATAATTTAAATATGGGAAAACAACTTAAAGGGTATGAAGAAAATACAAATGAGCTTCTTGCCAAAGTGAATGGCCTTGAGAAAAAGGTTGATGAGCTCCAAGATGAGCTTAGAATAAAGCAAGAAAAAGTAGTTGAGGGAAAGgagttgacaaaaaatttggttgaaaagattgaaaggCTTACCTCTGAAATTTCAGATGATCAACAGCTAttgagagagaataaaaaagagaagaaattacTTATGGGTAAATTGGAACATTTGGAAGACAATGCTGGTAGATTCCAAAAGGAGCTTCAGAAAATGACTCGTGAGGTTGATGAGGGAAGAAATTTACAAAACGAATTACTTCAGCAGATTGATTCAACTAATACTGAAATATCAAAGAACAAACAGCAGTTGGTGGAGtgtgagaaagagaagaagctGCTTGTGgacaaaataattgttttagAAGGGAAAATTAATGAGTTACAGGTAAATCATGGAGGGAGGAGCAGTGAGGTGGCAGAAGGAAACGATTCATATGAAAAATTACAACAACAGATTGACACAAAAGCCTCTGAGTTACAAgctgagaagaagaaaacaaggcATGTTGTTGATCGTTACAAAAAGCTGAAATCTCAATACGACTACCTCATGTCAAAGTGTGGTCTTACTATCGATAATATGCTCCCCCAAAGTGATTCTCTAAGGCATAATCAGAATATATTGACTTTACCTG ATCTTGGAAAGAAAATTGCAGACACTCCTTTGACTTCCagtgacaaaaataaaatgaagaatgaCATCTGTTTCAGTGGAAGCTCAGAGGATGAGGAAAGCACCAAATTAATTCAAACTTCAAGTTCTGACTCTCCTCCTTCAGGTTTCCCCATTACATCAAAATGTCCCTCCAATGTAAAATCAGCCCCGGTAGCTGGTACAAAGCGGCCTGCATCTTCTTGGAGAGAAACAAGGTCCCGTCAGTGCCAAGGTGGCCCTGATCCTCATGATGATTTTCTTGATACTCCTCTTGAGAACATCAGAGGAAACTTGAACAAGACCTTGAAAGAACAAGAAAATGATCCTCCAGTCCCTATTCAGAAAGACATGAATTTTGACAGTTCAGATGATGAAACACAGGATATGAATGCTGATTGCAGAGTACAAAAGCAGCAGATGCCAGTTCCAGTAGCTGGCAAGAAAGATTTCAAGTATGTTGAACCAGTAAGAAAGAAAGCTGATCGGGAAAACTTGAAAGGAATTGAATGCAAGCAGTGTAAGAAGTTCTATGATGCGGTTCTACCCAATGATGGGGGCAGGGACCCCAATGGTAACCAGCAGAAGTTACGCTGTGAACATCATGACGGTGTTTCTAGGCATCGATATAGGTATGCTCCTCCTTTGACCCCTGAAGGATTTTGGAACATTGGCTTTGAATCTGAAATGTCATAG